The proteins below come from a single Streptomyces sp. SCSIO 75703 genomic window:
- a CDS encoding DUF4232 domain-containing protein, translating into MRTPKPFVVTGALLASLVLGACGTQTAGRGGGGETGATEAAVRCGAVVTVDAAGAPVSGEVDGVRITGVSGVPAGGSSPGSGESPGPDGGADGERPGAARPGDVSVTADTLPAPGEPVDAGRPRCTVTYTVTNPEKEAFTYTITFGFHSAQEPAHSRTHRAVVEVEAGGTLRRTVEENAPLLGFDRIGVSDVKRVPTAQAPAAAGTCPASGLRLTADDGDAAAGLRVVGLHLENCGTRPYAVEGYPLLDLLDSAHQPVEGIRIVEGGKGVALVTGFDDPPRPVTLKPGEAATAGLMWRNTTEFGEAVTVPYVRVRARDGAAPVTVTPHLDLGTTGTLGVSAWREEPPDRAGAPARP; encoded by the coding sequence ATGCGTACCCCGAAGCCTTTCGTGGTCACCGGCGCCCTGCTCGCCTCCCTCGTGCTCGGTGCCTGCGGTACCCAGACCGCCGGGCGAGGAGGGGGCGGGGAGACCGGTGCGACCGAGGCCGCGGTGCGGTGCGGTGCGGTCGTGACCGTGGACGCCGCCGGGGCTCCGGTGAGCGGTGAGGTGGACGGGGTGCGGATCACCGGTGTGTCGGGGGTGCCGGCGGGCGGGTCCTCGCCCGGTTCGGGCGAGTCGCCCGGACCGGACGGCGGGGCGGACGGCGAACGCCCCGGCGCGGCCCGCCCCGGGGACGTCTCCGTCACGGCGGACACCCTTCCCGCACCCGGCGAGCCGGTGGACGCGGGCCGGCCCCGCTGCACGGTCACGTACACGGTGACCAACCCCGAGAAGGAAGCGTTCACTTACACCATCACCTTCGGCTTCCACTCCGCACAGGAGCCCGCCCACTCCCGCACGCACCGGGCGGTCGTCGAGGTGGAGGCCGGGGGCACGCTGCGGCGGACCGTGGAGGAGAACGCGCCCCTTCTCGGCTTCGACCGGATCGGCGTCAGTGACGTGAAGCGGGTGCCGACCGCGCAGGCTCCCGCCGCCGCGGGCACGTGCCCGGCCTCCGGGCTCCGGCTGACCGCCGACGACGGCGACGCCGCCGCGGGACTGCGCGTCGTCGGACTCCACCTGGAGAACTGCGGCACCCGTCCGTACGCCGTCGAGGGCTACCCCCTGCTCGACCTGCTCGACTCCGCCCACCAGCCGGTCGAGGGCATCCGGATCGTGGAGGGCGGCAAGGGCGTCGCGCTCGTGACGGGGTTCGACGACCCGCCCCGGCCGGTGACGCTGAAGCCGGGCGAGGCCGCCACGGCGGGCCTGATGTGGCGCAACACCACGGAGTTCGGCGAGGCGGTGACCGTGCCCTACGTCAGGGTCCGCGCCCGCGACGGCGCCGCGCCGGTCACGGTGACGCCCCATCTCGACCTGGGCACCACGGGCACGCTCGGCGTCAGCGCCTGGCGCGAGGAGCCCCCGGACCGGGCCGGGGCACCGGCACGGCCCTGA
- a CDS encoding bifunctional DNA primase/polymerase, whose product MAPTGRQATTPALAHALAAADRGLAVLPLSRTKLPALRSPHRDAPDASPCRGECGRFGHGVHDASADPVRVRRLFAAAPWATGYGIACGRPPHHLIGIDVDTVPGPGASAGLREQALRRLFAIPPTVVVRTPSGGRHLWLTGPPGVAVPNSAGRLAPGVDVRGTGGYLVGPGSRTRRGTYTVAPGTAHLAPAACPSTLLHLLVPPPRTVSPADGGHGGGLVRFVRAAHAGQRNTRLFWAACRAYENGLGPALRAPLIAAALHTGLTEREARATLASAARLTARQP is encoded by the coding sequence ATGGCCCCCACCGGCCGGCAGGCCACCACGCCCGCCCTCGCGCACGCACTCGCCGCCGCCGACCGCGGCCTGGCCGTCCTCCCGCTGTCCCGGACGAAGCTCCCGGCCCTGCGTTCCCCGCACCGCGACGCCCCGGACGCGAGCCCCTGCCGCGGCGAGTGCGGCCGCTTCGGGCACGGCGTGCACGACGCCTCGGCCGACCCCGTCCGGGTCCGCCGGCTCTTCGCCGCCGCCCCCTGGGCGACCGGCTACGGCATCGCCTGCGGGCGGCCCCCGCACCACCTGATCGGCATCGACGTGGACACCGTTCCGGGCCCCGGCGCCTCGGCCGGCCTGCGGGAACAGGCGCTGCGGCGGCTGTTCGCGATACCGCCCACGGTGGTCGTCCGCACCCCGAGCGGAGGCCGTCACCTGTGGCTGACCGGGCCGCCCGGCGTCGCCGTCCCCAACTCGGCGGGCCGTCTCGCACCCGGCGTCGACGTCCGCGGCACCGGCGGCTACCTCGTCGGCCCCGGCTCCCGCACCCGGCGCGGCACGTACACCGTCGCCCCCGGCACGGCCCACCTGGCCCCGGCGGCCTGCCCGTCCACCCTGCTCCACCTCCTCGTCCCGCCGCCCCGCACCGTCTCCCCGGCGGACGGCGGGCACGGCGGCGGCCTCGTCCGCTTCGTACGGGCCGCCCACGCCGGGCAGCGCAACACCCGCCTGTTCTGGGCGGCCTGCCGCGCCTACGAGAACGGCCTCGGACCCGCCCTGCGCGCGCCCCTGATCGCCGCCGCGCTGCACACCGGCCTGACCGAACGGGAGGCCCGCGCGACCCTCGCCTCGGCGGCCCGCCTGACCGCCCGGCAGCCCTGA
- a CDS encoding SigE family RNA polymerase sigma factor produces the protein MTTPVCTSASQAATAVTRTVPYPSFSSYVEARQPVLLRTARSLTANPSDAEDLLQTALTKTYVAWERIEDHRALDGYVRRALLNTRTSQWRKRKVDEFACDELPEPDPLPCGDDPAERQALRDAMWRAVMRLPARQRAMVVLRYYEDLSEARTAEVLGVSVGTVKSAVSRALGKLREDAELGFIR, from the coding sequence ATGACCACACCCGTCTGCACCAGCGCTTCCCAGGCCGCCACGGCGGTGACGCGGACCGTGCCGTACCCCTCGTTCTCGTCGTACGTCGAGGCCCGGCAGCCGGTGCTGCTGCGCACCGCCCGGTCGCTCACCGCGAACCCGAGCGACGCGGAGGACCTGCTGCAGACCGCGCTCACCAAGACCTACGTGGCCTGGGAGCGCATCGAGGACCACCGCGCCCTCGACGGCTACGTGCGCCGGGCGCTGCTGAACACCCGTACCTCGCAGTGGCGCAAGCGCAAGGTCGACGAGTTCGCCTGCGACGAGCTGCCCGAGCCCGACCCGCTGCCCTGCGGGGACGACCCGGCGGAGCGGCAGGCGCTGCGGGACGCGATGTGGCGGGCGGTCATGCGGCTGCCCGCCCGGCAGCGGGCGATGGTCGTCCTGCGCTACTACGAGGACCTGAGCGAGGCCCGTACGGCCGAAGTCCTCGGGGTCTCCGTCGGCACCGTGAAGTCGGCGGTGTCCCGGGCGCTCGGCAAGCTCCGCGAGGACGCTGAGCTGGGGTTTATTCGATGA
- a CDS encoding long-chain fatty acid--CoA ligase translates to MSPREDTVLSTMQDVPLLISRILTHGSTIHGTSQVITWTGEGEPQRRSFAEIGARAARLAHALREDLGIRDDDRVATLAWNNAEHVEAYFAIPSMGAVLHTLNLRLPAEQLAWIVNHAADRVVIVNGSLLPLLAPLLPHLKTVEHIVVAGPGDRSPLDGAGVPVHEYEDLIAGKPDTYDWPEPDERSAAALCYTSGTTGDPKGVVYSHRSIYLHSMQVNMAQSMGLTDRDTSLVVVPQFHVNAWGLPHATFMTGVNMLMPDRFLQPVPLAEMIAAERPTHAAAVPTIWQGLLAELTARPRDVSSLTQVTIGGSACPPSLMRAFDELGMRVCHAWGMTETSPLGTVARPPAHAVGTDEEFAYRVTQGRFPAGVEARLTGPGGERLPWDGESAGELEVRGPWIAGAYYNGPDAEPLRPADKFGEDGWLKTGDVGTISPDGYLTLTDRAKDVIKSGGEWISSVELENALMSHPEVAEAAVVAVPDDKWGERPLATVVLKEGSTADFASLRAFLAEEGKIAKWQLPERWTIIEAVPKTSVGKFDKKVLRRRYADGDLDITRL, encoded by the coding sequence ATGTCGCCCCGGGAGGACACCGTGCTGAGCACGATGCAGGACGTACCACTGCTGATATCGAGGATCCTGACCCACGGGTCGACGATCCACGGCACTTCCCAGGTGATCACGTGGACCGGTGAGGGCGAGCCGCAGCGCCGCTCCTTCGCCGAGATCGGCGCCCGCGCGGCCCGGCTGGCACACGCCCTGCGCGAGGACCTCGGCATCCGCGACGACGACCGGGTGGCCACCCTCGCCTGGAACAACGCCGAGCACGTCGAGGCGTACTTCGCCATCCCCTCGATGGGCGCGGTCCTCCACACCCTCAACCTCCGCCTCCCCGCCGAACAGCTCGCCTGGATCGTCAACCACGCGGCCGACCGGGTCGTGATCGTCAACGGGTCGCTGCTGCCCCTGCTCGCGCCGCTGCTGCCGCACCTGAAGACGGTCGAGCACATCGTCGTCGCCGGGCCGGGTGACCGCTCCCCGCTCGACGGCGCCGGCGTCCCGGTGCACGAGTACGAGGACCTGATCGCCGGGAAGCCGGACACCTACGACTGGCCCGAGCCGGACGAACGCAGCGCCGCGGCCCTGTGCTACACCTCCGGCACGACCGGCGACCCCAAGGGCGTGGTGTACAGCCACCGTTCCATCTACCTGCACTCCATGCAGGTCAACATGGCGCAGTCGATGGGGCTGACCGACCGGGACACGTCCCTCGTGGTGGTCCCGCAGTTCCACGTGAACGCCTGGGGGCTCCCGCACGCCACCTTCATGACCGGCGTCAACATGCTGATGCCGGACCGCTTCCTCCAGCCCGTGCCCCTCGCCGAGATGATCGCGGCGGAGCGGCCGACGCACGCCGCCGCCGTGCCCACCATCTGGCAGGGACTGCTCGCCGAACTGACCGCACGGCCGCGCGACGTCTCGTCCCTCACCCAGGTCACCATCGGCGGCTCCGCGTGCCCGCCCTCCCTGATGCGGGCCTTCGACGAGCTGGGCATGCGCGTCTGCCACGCCTGGGGCATGACCGAGACCTCCCCGCTCGGCACCGTGGCCCGGCCGCCGGCCCACGCCGTCGGCACCGACGAGGAGTTCGCGTACCGCGTCACACAGGGCCGCTTCCCGGCCGGCGTCGAGGCCCGCCTCACCGGACCCGGCGGCGAACGCCTCCCCTGGGACGGCGAGTCCGCCGGCGAACTGGAGGTCCGCGGCCCCTGGATCGCCGGCGCCTACTACAACGGACCCGACGCCGAGCCGCTGCGCCCCGCCGACAAGTTCGGCGAGGACGGCTGGCTGAAGACCGGCGACGTGGGGACCATCTCCCCGGACGGGTACCTCACCCTCACCGACCGGGCCAAGGACGTCATCAAGTCCGGCGGCGAGTGGATCTCCTCCGTCGAACTCGAGAACGCCCTGATGTCGCACCCGGAGGTCGCGGAGGCCGCCGTCGTCGCCGTCCCGGACGACAAGTGGGGCGAGCGCCCGCTGGCCACCGTCGTCCTCAAGGAGGGCTCCACCGCCGACTTCGCCTCCCTGCGCGCCTTCCTCGCCGAGGAGGGCAAGATCGCGAAGTGGCAGCTCCCGGAGCGCTGGACGATCATCGAGGCGGTGCCGAAGACCAGCGTGGGCAAGTTCGACAAGAAGGTGCTGCGCCGCCGGTACGCCGACGGGGACCTGGACATCACCCGGCTCTGA